The stretch of DNA CGAGACCATGAAGAAGCATGAGGTATTCCGCATCGTGTTCAGCTCTTCGGCGACCGTATACGGCGCTCCGGAGTCCGTGCCGATTACGGAAGATTTCCCCATCGGCGCTACCAATCCATACGGACGAACCAAGGAAATGATTGAACATATTTTACGTGATGTATCCGTATCCGATTCCCGCTGGGGAATTTCCATCCTGCGCTACTTTAATCCAATCGGAGCGCACAAGAGCGGGCGGATCGGCGAAGACCCGAACAGCATTCCGAACAATCTGCTGCCCTATATCTCCCAGGTAGCTGTCGGCAAGCTGGCCAAGCTCAGTGTGTTCGGAGATGACTATCCGACGGCCGACGGAACGGGCGTAAGAGATTATATTCATGTCGTGGATCTGGCGCAGGGTCATCTGAAGGCGCTGGAGCGGATTATGAGTCGTACCGGGGTGGACGTGTACAATCTCGGAACGGGGCGAGGGCTGAGTGTGCTGGAGATCGTGAGGGCGTTCGAGAAGGTGTCGGGTCAAGCGATTCCTTACCAGATAGCGGAACGAAGAGCGGGCGATATCGCCGTCTGCTACGCAGATACGCTCAAGGCGAATGAAGAACTGGGCTGGCAGGCTGCCCGGGGAATCGAAGAAATGTGCGAGGATACGTGGCGTTGGCAGTCCGCTAATCCCAGAGGCTATGCAGAGAGTGAACTGGAACCATTGAAGTGATCGATAGAGCCGTCTCGGAGGCGAATTGCTGAAGAGATGGCTTTTTTCTATAGGATAGAACAGAGGAGGGGTGCAGAGCAGACTAGCGCCGTTCCAGCTTCCATTTGCTGTATTCCAGGAAATCGCGAAACTCTCTTTTGCTGATACCGGAATTCATTGCTTCCTTGACGAGCTCGCTCCATTCCATATCGGCCGGTTCGGCGCCTTCCTTCTGTTTGTCCGACTGCAGGAATTCTTCTACGGTTATACCCAGCACCAAGCCTACTTTCTCCAGGAACTGAATGGAGGGATTCCGCTGAATCCCGCGCTCTATTGAACTCAAATAGGATTTGGCTACTCCCGCTCTCTCGGATAATTCAGTAAGGGAGTAATTTTTATTCTTGCGAAGCTGTTGTATCTTTTTACCGATCATAGCGGACCTCCATTACTTGAAACTGATACATAACATATCGATTTCGATTATTGACTCGCCGTTTTGGCAAACTTATCGACAATAGTAAATTGATCCATCACTTCCGCGCCGGAAATATAATAAGGGCCGCTGCGAAGCCAGGCATGAGCGATCAGCTTACCGTTGTTGTCCTTGGCCGTTCCCAAATAAAGGGTGCTACCGATTCCCCTTCGCTCCAGCATTTTCATACCGGCTATGGCTCTTACCAGACATTTGCTGTCCCACGGCGTGTATTTGCTGACTGTATTAATGGAGCTGGCAATATGTCTCATGGATGGTGTATGGTTTGCATCGTGGTCTTGATCCGTCTCTTGTCCTCTTTCACCGAGCGAAGGCGCTATTTTGGAGAACTTGTAGAAGAGGAGCGTGCGGGCCCAGCCTAGCAATAAAAAGGCTTCCAAATGGAACAAAAAAGTTGTCTTGTCCAGTGTGAACAACAGCCGGAGTTTACTTGCCATCTTCATTTGGCATCAGCCACACGTATCAGATCTTCTTTCAGCAGGTTCTGTAAAAAAGGAATGACGTCCTGCTCGCAAATATCAGCGTCGATTTCATAGATTTGCTGAAGGGATTCTAGGATCTCCTTTACGGATCGGGGAGTGCTGATAATGCTCCAAATATCTCCTCCGACCTGGCCCAAATTGAAATACTTCCCTTGCTGTATGCTGAGCATGACCTTCTCGCCATCCATATCGCTGACAATATTGCCTTCACATTGAACAAGAACGGTGTCTATGGATAAAATCTCTGCTTTTTTCATCAAAAATCATCTCCTTAGCCGGAAATCTCAGGTGGTTGGTCTTGCGATAACCCAAGCTGATAAATCATTTCGATAGGGCTCAAAAACGTTCTTTCTAAAGAACGTGACGAAAGAAATGTAAAAATATAACCGAAAAGCAAAGAAATTCAATAGAGAATATATGTTCTTTATAAAGAACAT from Paenibacillus sophorae encodes:
- the galE gene encoding UDP-glucose 4-epimerase GalE; the protein is MAILITGGAGYIGSHTAVELLEAGYEVVIVDNFANSHPEAIKRIGEITGKPFAFYELDLLDKEALDDVFARHAVEAVIHFAGLKAVGESVQIPLKYYHTNIMSTLSLCETMKKHEVFRIVFSSSATVYGAPESVPITEDFPIGATNPYGRTKEMIEHILRDVSVSDSRWGISILRYFNPIGAHKSGRIGEDPNSIPNNLLPYISQVAVGKLAKLSVFGDDYPTADGTGVRDYIHVVDLAQGHLKALERIMSRTGVDVYNLGTGRGLSVLEIVRAFEKVSGQAIPYQIAERRAGDIAVCYADTLKANEELGWQAARGIEEMCEDTWRWQSANPRGYAESELEPLK
- a CDS encoding helix-turn-helix domain-containing protein, with the protein product MIGKKIQQLRKNKNYSLTELSERAGVAKSYLSSIERGIQRNPSIQFLEKVGLVLGITVEEFLQSDKQKEGAEPADMEWSELVKEAMNSGISKREFRDFLEYSKWKLERR
- a CDS encoding lasso peptide biosynthesis B2 protein; this translates as MKMASKLRLLFTLDKTTFLFHLEAFLLLGWARTLLFYKFSKIAPSLGERGQETDQDHDANHTPSMRHIASSINTVSKYTPWDSKCLVRAIAGMKMLERRGIGSTLYLGTAKDNNGKLIAHAWLRSGPYYISGAEVMDQFTIVDKFAKTASQ
- a CDS encoding lasso peptide biosynthesis PqqD family chaperone, yielding MKKAEILSIDTVLVQCEGNIVSDMDGEKVMLSIQQGKYFNLGQVGGDIWSIISTPRSVKEILESLQQIYEIDADICEQDVIPFLQNLLKEDLIRVADAK